Proteins from a genomic interval of Musa acuminata AAA Group cultivar baxijiao chromosome BXJ1-9, Cavendish_Baxijiao_AAA, whole genome shotgun sequence:
- the LOC103998555 gene encoding histone H3.3, with protein MARTKQTARKSTGGKAPRKQLATKAARKSAPTTGGVKKPHRYRPGTVALREIRKYQKSTELLIRKLPFQRLVREIAQDFKTDLRFQSHAVLALQEAAEAYLVGLFEDTNLCAIHAKRVTIMPKDIQLARRIRGERA; from the exons ATGGCTCGTACGAAGCAGACCGCTCGTAAGTCCACCGGTGGCAAGGCTCCCCGGAAGCAGCTCGCGACCAAG GCTGCGAGGAAGTCGGCGCCGACGACGGGCGGCGTGAAGAAGCCCCACAGGTATCGGCCCGGGACGGTGGCGCTGCGTGAGATTAGGAAGTACCAGAAGAGCACGGAGTTGCTGATCAGGAAGCTGCCGTTCCAGCGGCTGGTGAGGGAGATCGCGCAGGACTTCAAGACGGACCTGCGGTTCCAGAGCCACGCGGTGCTGGCGCTGCAGGAGGCGGCGGAGGCGTACCTGGTGGGGCTCTTCGAGGACACCAACCTCTGCGCCATCCACGCTAAGCGGGTCACCATCATGCCCAAGGACATCCAGCTCGCCCGCCGCATCCGCGGCGAACGCGCCTAA